A window of the Butyricimonas faecalis genome harbors these coding sequences:
- a CDS encoding thioredoxin family protein, whose product MKKNRLLKIVGFACLFVVLTISVNAQKYKSVFKNLTWEQAAEQAQKEGKIVLVDAMRKARTPEDQRKQDVAERKLFSTPEIMDFCNQHVIAIHIDMGSEAGKAFAPKLMMNMYPTYGFFMPNGDILGVVSPFLLAQKPEKFMEVGNKALKDAVVKRNNTRSIRFEEIGLKDAMAKAKKENRLIFIDAYTDYCQPCMLMVKNVFSLNAVADFYNQNFINLKMHFGKEKELAEKYGTSGYPAFLFINGDGKLVYMESGYTEGDEFIGYGKTALEKAKGIEFIEDTAL is encoded by the coding sequence ATGAAAAAAAATAGATTACTTAAGATTGTTGGTTTTGCTTGTTTGTTCGTTGTATTAACGATATCGGTAAACGCCCAGAAGTATAAATCAGTGTTTAAAAACCTGACTTGGGAACAAGCGGCAGAGCAGGCGCAGAAAGAAGGAAAGATTGTGTTGGTGGATGCCATGCGAAAAGCTCGAACCCCGGAGGATCAGAGGAAACAGGATGTTGCCGAACGGAAATTGTTCTCAACTCCTGAAATCATGGATTTTTGTAATCAGCACGTGATTGCTATTCACATTGATATGGGGTCAGAAGCAGGTAAGGCATTTGCACCTAAATTAATGATGAATATGTACCCGACCTATGGTTTTTTCATGCCCAACGGGGATATTCTTGGGGTTGTAAGTCCTTTTCTTTTGGCACAAAAACCGGAAAAGTTCATGGAGGTCGGGAATAAGGCGTTGAAAGATGCCGTGGTGAAGAGAAATAATACACGTTCGATTCGGTTTGAAGAAATTGGCTTGAAGGATGCCATGGCAAAAGCAAAAAAAGAAAATCGGTTGATTTTTATTGATGCTTATACGGATTATTGCCAACCTTGCATGTTGATGGTGAAAAATGTGTTTTCATTGAATGCTGTGGCTGATTTTTACAATCAGAACTTTATAAACTTGAAAATGCATTTCGGCAAGGAGAAAGAACTTGCAGAGAAATATGGAACAAGTGGTTATCCGGCATTCCTGTTTATTAATGGTGACGGAAAATTGGTTTATATGGAGAGTGGATACACAGAAGGTGATGAGTTTATCGGTTATGGAAAGACTGCTTTAGAAAAGGCCAAGGGAATAGAGTTTATCGAGGATACTGCTTTATAA
- a CDS encoding PKD-like family lipoprotein has translation MKNKIKHVLFLSVILFSVASCIDDKGNYDYTEIEDAIVEIQEVKENGGKISRDRYAELSFNPEIQYQAGSSVDDYNFEWSLYTQQSQKDDDDAYIPKKVIGDQPQLSYRLIDEPDKYYVVLKVTHKKMGSCTDYKFELNINSVVGWIIYDEVASGDGDFQIIRDREIVPELSSIQTGIVRNYFSTANGGKKLQGGKFLGRRNMNNRYDHLYLFKEDGMYKMKAGTYEVITEDYSTLFSTQPAKNAPMALYYPSPMYGQVEVFVNNNEMYTIRWNMLGQEDKYTTPIGAFGTAYKVNPFIAPVPVTGNTVRAVLYNDISNARGQFITINSSGAAGFPRTPDGKFNTGAINMNESMQLKLEYLGQGRDGITCALFKDELNAGKFSLYTADFRDVSKPLALEIYDLGDLQDIDDAKYFTFGTRGDVLFYATTSKVYSYVFDGAVTELLSTPGEEIVSMKLYTHSANEDYSGRMLFVATYDGSVGKVYKIKFNELNGQLDGEIEEYTGFGRIIDMMNKE, from the coding sequence ATGAAAAATAAGATAAAACATGTATTATTTCTTTCGGTAATACTATTTTCCGTCGCTTCATGTATTGATGATAAAGGCAATTATGATTACACGGAAATTGAAGATGCAATAGTTGAAATACAGGAAGTGAAAGAGAATGGAGGTAAGATTAGTCGGGATCGCTACGCCGAATTGAGTTTTAATCCCGAGATACAATATCAAGCCGGTTCTTCTGTGGATGATTATAATTTTGAATGGAGTTTATATACTCAACAATCACAAAAAGATGATGATGATGCTTATATTCCCAAGAAGGTTATTGGTGATCAACCACAACTGTCATATAGGCTAATTGATGAGCCGGATAAATATTATGTGGTTTTGAAGGTGACGCATAAAAAAATGGGTTCGTGTACAGACTATAAATTTGAATTGAATATTAATTCTGTGGTTGGGTGGATTATTTATGATGAAGTCGCTAGTGGAGATGGAGATTTCCAAATTATTCGTGATCGTGAAATTGTACCGGAATTGTCTTCGATTCAGACGGGTATTGTTCGAAATTATTTTTCCACGGCTAATGGAGGAAAGAAATTGCAGGGAGGAAAGTTCTTGGGAAGAAGAAATATGAATAATCGATACGATCATTTATATCTTTTTAAAGAGGATGGAATGTACAAAATGAAAGCCGGGACTTACGAAGTTATTACGGAAGATTATTCTACTTTATTTTCTACCCAGCCAGCGAAAAATGCTCCGATGGCCCTCTATTATCCTAGCCCGATGTATGGACAAGTCGAAGTATTCGTGAATAATAATGAGATGTACACGATCAGATGGAATATGTTGGGACAGGAAGATAAATACACTACGCCTATAGGAGCGTTTGGGACGGCTTATAAAGTCAATCCGTTTATAGCTCCGGTTCCTGTGACAGGTAATACTGTTCGTGCTGTTCTGTATAATGATATTAGTAATGCTAGAGGTCAATTTATTACTATAAATAGTAGTGGTGCTGCTGGTTTCCCGAGGACTCCAGATGGGAAATTTAATACCGGAGCGATTAATATGAATGAGTCCATGCAACTTAAATTAGAGTATTTGGGACAAGGTCGAGATGGTATTACTTGTGCATTATTTAAAGATGAACTAAATGCAGGGAAGTTTTCGCTTTACACTGCAGATTTTCGGGATGTTTCTAAGCCGTTAGCATTAGAGATTTACGATTTAGGAGATCTGCAAGATATTGACGATGCTAAATATTTTACTTTCGGGACACGGGGTGATGTGCTGTTTTATGCGACAACTTCGAAGGTTTATAGTTACGTGTTCGATGGGGCGGTAACCGAATTGCTTTCTACTCCGGGAGAGGAGATCGTTTCCATGAAGTTGTACACGCATTCTGCCAATGAAGATTACAGTGGTCGTATGTTATTCGTGGCAACTTATGACGGTTCTGTTGGAAAAGTATACAAGATTAAATTCAATGAGTTGAACGGACAGTTGGATGGAGAGATTGAGGAGTATACCGGTTTCGGGAGAATTATTGATATGATGAATAAAGAATAA
- a CDS encoding DUF4843 domain-containing protein: MRSIFKIWMLAGLVSFFMISCNEDEIETYSGPDAVNMWIGTTRDSAEMSFLALGPTLTEYVFNVELRIQSVLKNEDREVKINLGALTTAVAGENFEVVENVTIPAGETSVIVPVKVYKKGLADIEGGLVVELVVGASKDFIPGVYGKMKLSFAGDFPKNWYASTTSDVGAIPYFWGKCTKNKYQFVFEHLGTIDLKDYAGWNYTPIIAMQNELNAKLEKYAADHDGEYLLDDDGSKMWFSAGT; the protein is encoded by the coding sequence ATGAGAAGTATATTTAAAATATGGATGCTTGCAGGGCTGGTGTCATTCTTTATGATATCATGTAACGAAGATGAGATTGAAACTTATTCCGGTCCGGATGCGGTCAATATGTGGATAGGTACGACGAGAGATAGTGCCGAGATGTCCTTTTTGGCTCTTGGACCAACGTTGACTGAATATGTCTTTAACGTAGAACTTAGAATCCAATCTGTATTGAAGAATGAAGATCGAGAGGTGAAAATTAACTTGGGAGCATTGACAACGGCTGTTGCCGGAGAAAATTTCGAGGTGGTCGAAAATGTTACCATTCCTGCCGGGGAGACTTCCGTTATCGTACCGGTGAAAGTCTATAAAAAAGGATTGGCTGATATTGAGGGAGGATTGGTCGTTGAGCTTGTTGTTGGAGCATCCAAAGATTTCATTCCGGGTGTCTACGGGAAGATGAAACTTTCTTTTGCCGGTGATTTCCCCAAAAATTGGTATGCAAGTACGACTTCAGATGTAGGAGCAATACCTTATTTCTGGGGTAAATGTACGAAAAATAAATACCAATTCGTTTTTGAACATTTAGGTACTATTGACTTGAAAGATTATGCGGGATGGAATTATACTCCGATTATAGCGATGCAAAATGAATTGAATGCCAAATTGGAAAAGTATGCTGCCGATCATGATGGGGAATACTTGCTGGATGATGATGGAAGTAAAATGTGGTTCTCTGCTGGTACCTGA
- a CDS encoding RagB/SusD family nutrient uptake outer membrane protein: protein MKNIVHKIKLSVWILLALFVTTSCDSWLDVKPKTEEEAERMFSTEEGFKSALAGAYISLSQPELYGRELTFGMVGILGQEWGGGGTLDQSSSAYSFFLRYRYDETVSKAIVEKVWGEMYKTIANVNTLLEYTEKKRDVLRGNNYEIIRGEALALRAFIHFDLLRLYAEADFSETAGLSIPYVKEAKPAIAPQYTPAGVVELVLGDIKDALDLLEKDPIYTGQDVSGEDNGYLANRNFHLNYYAVQGLKARVLAYAKQMDKAAEAALVVIGAQENKDIFPWVKKNDINPSDVTLKDRTFSTEHLFALNTIKLDENIKGYFKETMSPMLPRQAITSGSDYLYDVADYRLKWFDNENGLINVFSKFWQSDKKTVDGIVLPKRDRMPMIRISEMYYIVAESMKISDPQGALDKLNLVRKMRGLTELLADLNPDAIQQEIQKEYEREFLGEGQLFFFHKRQGTRNIATANAVYKLPIPDLEIDLGERE from the coding sequence ATGAAGAATATAGTACATAAAATAAAGTTATCCGTTTGGATTCTTCTGGCTTTGTTTGTTACAACTTCCTGCGATAGCTGGTTGGATGTGAAACCTAAGACGGAGGAAGAAGCTGAACGTATGTTTAGTACGGAAGAAGGATTTAAGTCTGCTTTGGCAGGTGCTTATATTTCTTTGAGTCAGCCCGAGTTATACGGTAGAGAGTTGACCTTCGGAATGGTAGGCATTTTAGGGCAAGAATGGGGAGGTGGAGGAACTTTGGATCAATCCAGTTCGGCATATTCTTTTTTCTTGCGATATAGATATGATGAAACGGTGTCGAAAGCTATCGTGGAGAAGGTATGGGGAGAGATGTACAAGACGATTGCCAATGTAAATACATTACTTGAGTATACGGAAAAAAAACGGGATGTGTTGAGAGGGAATAATTATGAGATTATTCGTGGGGAGGCTTTGGCTTTAAGAGCTTTTATTCATTTTGATCTTTTACGGTTGTATGCGGAAGCTGATTTTTCGGAAACGGCAGGGCTTTCAATTCCTTATGTGAAAGAGGCCAAGCCGGCGATTGCTCCACAATATACTCCGGCAGGTGTGGTGGAATTAGTTCTGGGAGATATAAAAGATGCTCTTGATTTATTGGAAAAAGATCCTATTTACACGGGGCAGGATGTCTCTGGTGAAGATAATGGTTATTTAGCCAACCGGAATTTTCACTTGAATTATTACGCTGTGCAAGGATTGAAAGCCAGGGTATTGGCTTATGCGAAACAAATGGATAAAGCGGCAGAGGCAGCTTTGGTCGTAATTGGCGCACAGGAAAATAAAGATATTTTTCCTTGGGTGAAAAAGAATGATATAAATCCTAGTGATGTAACATTGAAAGATCGTACTTTTTCCACGGAGCATCTTTTTGCCTTGAATACGATCAAATTGGACGAGAATATCAAAGGATATTTTAAAGAGACGATGTCTCCAATGCTTCCTCGACAAGCAATCACGAGTGGTTCGGATTATTTGTATGATGTGGCTGATTATCGATTGAAGTGGTTTGATAATGAGAACGGGTTGATAAATGTATTTTCAAAATTCTGGCAAAGCGATAAGAAAACGGTAGACGGGATTGTTTTACCGAAGAGGGACAGGATGCCGATGATTCGGATTTCAGAGATGTATTATATCGTGGCAGAGTCGATGAAGATTTCTGATCCTCAAGGAGCATTGGATAAATTGAACTTGGTGCGTAAGATGCGCGGATTGACAGAGTTGCTTGCCGACTTGAATCCTGATGCGATTCAACAAGAAATACAGAAAGAGTACGAGAGAGAGTTTTTAGGAGAAGGGCAGCTATTTTTCTTCCATAAAAGACAGGGAACGAGGAATATCGCAACGGCAAATGCTGTTTATAAACTCCCGATACCGGATCTGGAAATCGATCTTGGTGAACGTGAATAA
- a CDS encoding SusC/RagA family TonB-linked outer membrane protein: MKKHHESLRGFPRWLCRLLLSVNVVLVAVSFSFAQQNTDRVTLNMKNASLSEVFNEIKRQTHLSFMFSNDDLKDIKRKDVQMKNVTVDEAMKKCLEGTGLEYELTNNVVVIRKSAAKMEKAQQVTLSGTVRDKDGQTLPGVSVVIKGTSLGGATDIDGKYRFTVPLTKDMILVFSFVGMETKEVVYKGESTLNVTLNSDITEMAEVVVTGIFTRKADSYTGAVTTIKKEELQRVGNQNVLQSLKNIDPSFQVLENNEFGSDPNKVPDIQMRGASNFSDMKDKYQTNPNQPLFIVDGFEQSIEKVMDMDMNRVASITLLKDATAKALYGSKGANGVVVIETVTPEVGKMRVSYSGNLSIQAPDLGSYDLANAAEKLEIERRAGVYTDKLGRPDVQQQYDEKYNEYYKEILRGVDTYWLEKPLRVGVGHKHSLNFEGGDDIIRYSIDFSYNKVAGVMKGSDREVISGGFNFQYRYGKFLFRDQLSVTFNKADESPYGAFSEYAKLNPYWRAYNDDGSIREVMGDYQIANMQGSHPIYNPMINASLNTKTSTSYTDITNNFYAEWDAFEGMKVKGRFGLVSSKNDSEVFLPRDHTSFRDISPDSEDYFNRGKYTKGNGTRLDYNVDLSANYSKLFGKHLLFANAQWSISQKKSEMVYFQAQGFANNKMDYITNAKEYVSGSPYGNESVVRETSVLASVNYSYDDRYLLDATYRANASSLFGADKRWGSFWSAGIGWNIHKERFFEGVSFLEKLRLRASTGYSGSQNFNSYQAIATYKYYNESYDNIMGSYLISLANPELQWQKTQDNNFGIEFSMLNMLDVTFDYYIKNTENLLTPVSLPPSAGFDSYVENLGETKNRGVEAKVNLRAIRDTKREMYLSVFGSLMHNKNKITKISDALNTLNNTRDEEKVGSNIPDHENGKGVTKPSTRYAEGQSMNAIWAVRSLGIDPMNGDEIFLSADGKMVYKWDPKDQVVVGDDLPKVSGTFGFNFEYKGFSVNTSFYYRLGGQYYNQTLVNKVENADIQYNVDRRMYTDRWTTPGVAAKYKAFNSSEPFTRPTSRFVQDLNELQMTSLNIGYDFRNCGFMKSGAIERLKLQFYANDLFRLSTVKTERGTEYPYARTYSFTLQATF; this comes from the coding sequence ATGAAAAAACATCATGAGAGTTTACGGGGGTTCCCCCGTTGGCTGTGCCGACTACTATTATCTGTGAATGTCGTGCTGGTGGCAGTATCGTTTTCATTTGCTCAGCAGAACACGGATCGGGTAACACTTAACATGAAAAATGCTTCTTTATCGGAGGTGTTTAACGAGATTAAACGACAGACACATTTGAGTTTCATGTTTAGTAATGATGATTTGAAGGATATCAAAAGAAAGGATGTCCAGATGAAAAATGTCACGGTAGATGAGGCTATGAAGAAATGCTTGGAAGGGACAGGCTTGGAATACGAGCTGACGAATAACGTGGTTGTTATCCGTAAGTCTGCTGCGAAAATGGAAAAAGCACAACAAGTAACATTGAGTGGTACGGTACGAGATAAAGACGGTCAAACTTTACCGGGAGTGTCCGTTGTAATTAAAGGAACTTCTTTGGGAGGAGCGACAGATATTGACGGAAAATATCGGTTTACGGTTCCTTTGACGAAGGATATGATATTGGTATTTTCTTTCGTGGGGATGGAAACCAAGGAAGTGGTGTACAAAGGTGAGTCGACGTTGAATGTGACTCTAAATTCTGATATAACGGAGATGGCAGAGGTCGTTGTGACAGGTATTTTTACTCGTAAAGCGGATAGCTATACCGGTGCAGTGACGACGATTAAAAAGGAAGAATTGCAGCGAGTTGGTAACCAGAACGTGTTGCAATCACTGAAAAATATCGATCCCTCTTTCCAAGTATTAGAGAATAATGAATTTGGTTCTGACCCGAATAAGGTGCCGGATATTCAGATGCGTGGAGCATCTAATTTTTCGGATATGAAAGATAAATATCAGACAAACCCGAACCAACCGCTTTTCATTGTTGACGGATTCGAACAGTCGATAGAGAAAGTAATGGATATGGATATGAATCGGGTGGCCTCGATTACTTTGTTGAAAGATGCAACAGCCAAGGCGCTTTACGGTTCTAAAGGAGCCAATGGGGTCGTCGTGATCGAGACCGTGACTCCGGAAGTTGGGAAAATGAGAGTTTCTTATTCAGGAAATCTTAGTATCCAGGCTCCGGATTTGGGGAGTTATGATTTGGCAAATGCGGCAGAAAAACTAGAGATTGAGAGAAGAGCAGGTGTTTACACGGATAAATTGGGACGTCCCGATGTGCAACAACAATATGATGAGAAGTATAATGAGTATTACAAGGAAATCTTACGGGGTGTGGATACCTATTGGTTGGAAAAACCTTTGCGAGTGGGTGTGGGACACAAACATTCGTTGAATTTTGAAGGTGGAGATGATATTATCCGCTATAGTATTGATTTCTCGTATAATAAAGTCGCTGGTGTAATGAAGGGATCTGATCGAGAAGTAATTTCGGGTGGTTTTAATTTTCAATATCGCTACGGTAAATTCCTTTTTAGGGATCAATTGTCTGTTACTTTTAATAAGGCAGATGAGTCTCCTTATGGAGCTTTCTCCGAGTATGCGAAGTTAAATCCCTATTGGCGAGCTTACAATGATGATGGTAGTATTAGGGAAGTTATGGGAGATTATCAAATAGCAAATATGCAAGGAAGTCATCCTATATATAACCCGATGATAAATGCTTCATTAAATACGAAGACATCGACTTCTTATACCGACATCACGAATAATTTTTATGCAGAATGGGATGCTTTTGAAGGAATGAAGGTAAAAGGACGTTTTGGGTTGGTTAGCAGTAAGAATGATAGTGAGGTGTTTTTACCGCGTGATCATACATCTTTCCGGGATATATCGCCTGATAGCGAGGATTATTTCAATAGAGGGAAGTATACGAAAGGTAATGGTACGCGCTTAGATTATAATGTAGATCTTTCCGCGAATTATTCGAAATTATTCGGTAAGCATTTGTTGTTTGCTAATGCCCAATGGAGCATAAGTCAAAAAAAGAGTGAGATGGTATACTTTCAAGCTCAAGGGTTTGCTAATAACAAAATGGATTATATCACGAATGCAAAAGAGTATGTATCCGGCAGTCCTTATGGAAACGAGTCCGTCGTAAGGGAAACTAGTGTCTTGGCCTCTGTCAACTATTCTTATGATGATCGCTATTTATTGGATGCTACTTATCGGGCGAATGCTTCTTCTTTATTCGGAGCCGATAAACGTTGGGGTAGTTTCTGGTCTGCAGGAATTGGCTGGAATATTCATAAAGAGAGGTTCTTTGAAGGAGTTAGTTTTTTGGAAAAATTGAGATTAAGAGCTTCGACAGGATATTCCGGTTCGCAGAACTTTAATTCTTATCAGGCTATAGCCACTTATAAGTATTATAACGAGAGCTATGATAATATTATGGGGTCATACCTAATTAGTTTGGCGAATCCGGAGCTACAATGGCAAAAAACTCAAGATAATAATTTTGGTATAGAGTTTTCAATGTTGAATATGTTGGATGTCACGTTTGATTATTACATAAAGAACACGGAAAATTTGTTGACGCCTGTTTCGCTTCCTCCTTCAGCCGGTTTTGATAGTTACGTGGAGAATTTAGGCGAGACGAAAAATCGAGGAGTCGAGGCAAAAGTGAATCTACGTGCGATCAGAGATACAAAGCGTGAAATGTATTTAAGCGTGTTTGGCTCTCTTATGCATAATAAGAACAAAATAACCAAGATTTCAGATGCGTTGAACACGTTAAATAATACTCGGGATGAAGAAAAGGTAGGGAGTAATATTCCGGATCACGAGAATGGGAAGGGCGTGACTAAGCCTTCAACCCGTTATGCGGAAGGACAATCCATGAATGCAATTTGGGCGGTGAGATCATTGGGAATAGATCCGATGAATGGAGATGAAATCTTTTTGTCGGCAGACGGAAAGATGGTTTATAAATGGGACCCCAAAGATCAAGTGGTTGTTGGTGATGATTTACCCAAGGTTTCCGGTACTTTCGGTTTTAATTTTGAATATAAAGGCTTTTCTGTGAACACATCGTTTTATTATAGATTGGGCGGACAATATTATAATCAGACATTGGTAAATAAGGTGGAGAATGCTGATATACAATATAATGTGGATCGTAGAATGTACACAGATCGTTGGACTACCCCAGGTGTTGCGGCTAAATATAAAGCCTTTAATAGCAGTGAACCTTTTACCCGGCCGACCTCTCGTTTTGTTCAAGATTTAAATGAATTGCAAATGACATCATTAAATATAGGATATGATTTCCGTAATTGTGGTTTTATGAAGAGTGGGGCGATTGAACGGTTAAAATTACAATTCTACGCAAATGATTTGTTTAGATTATCAACGGTGAAAACGGAACGAGGTACTGAATATCCGTATGCCAGAACGTATTCATTTACTTTGCAGGCAACGTTTTAG
- a CDS encoding FecR family protein: MDSKRVEKLITKALLKEISEGEQCELDEWLDASEQNRSFFESLHSEAYLKKAVGDHNRALRDAGWKQIKRKTIEVRSRKIRWQVSRIAAAIIFPFVLGGFIWYMMGSVEKSSGLPFVSQEIKVGGSKAVVTLSTGERVTLFGDTTVCVNDGLSTMINQQDTLNFMKNNDVVVAENSYTVIEIPRGGEYVVRLEDGTVVYLNSESELRIPVHFGSEERLVWLKGEAYFNVEHESKRRFIVRTDRADVSVLGTEFGVRAYADEKKFLTTLVKGSVEVKSENNVHRIEPGEQAKVDNAGSIAVAKVNTDEFVAWKLGRIVFTDARLEDIMNELQRWYDFNVFYTNSELKELRFSMDIVKYKEVSEIFDLMEKIRRVSFEVNGNNVILK; the protein is encoded by the coding sequence ATGGATAGTAAGCGAGTGGAAAAATTGATAACAAAAGCGCTTTTGAAAGAGATTTCTGAAGGTGAGCAGTGTGAGTTGGACGAGTGGTTGGATGCTTCTGAACAAAACAGGAGTTTTTTCGAGAGTTTGCATTCCGAGGCGTATCTAAAGAAGGCGGTGGGAGATCATAATCGTGCGTTGCGTGATGCGGGGTGGAAGCAAATAAAGAGAAAAACGATAGAAGTAAGGTCTCGCAAGATTCGTTGGCAGGTATCTCGTATCGCGGCGGCGATTATTTTCCCATTTGTGTTGGGAGGATTTATTTGGTATATGATGGGTTCTGTGGAGAAGTCGTCGGGATTGCCTTTCGTATCTCAAGAAATAAAGGTGGGGGGATCTAAAGCGGTGGTTACATTATCAACAGGAGAGCGGGTTACTCTTTTTGGTGACACTACGGTATGCGTGAATGACGGGTTGTCCACGATGATTAATCAGCAGGACACGTTGAATTTCATGAAAAATAACGATGTGGTTGTAGCGGAAAATAGTTACACGGTTATTGAGATTCCGAGAGGTGGTGAGTATGTCGTACGATTGGAAGACGGGACCGTGGTTTATTTGAATTCCGAGTCGGAATTACGAATTCCCGTTCATTTCGGATCGGAGGAGAGGTTGGTTTGGTTGAAGGGCGAAGCTTATTTTAATGTTGAACATGAGAGCAAGCGTCGATTTATTGTAAGAACGGATCGGGCTGATGTTTCGGTGTTGGGAACTGAGTTCGGTGTGAGAGCATATGCTGACGAGAAGAAGTTCCTGACAACTTTGGTGAAAGGTAGCGTTGAAGTGAAGAGTGAGAATAACGTGCATCGTATTGAGCCGGGAGAACAAGCAAAAGTCGACAATGCCGGAAGTATAGCGGTTGCGAAGGTGAATACGGATGAATTTGTTGCTTGGAAATTGGGACGGATCGTGTTCACGGACGCTCGTTTGGAAGATATCATGAACGAGTTGCAAAGATGGTATGATTTTAACGTGTTTTACACGAATTCGGAACTTAAAGAGTTACGTTTCTCGATGGATATCGTGAAATACAAAGAAGTTTCAGAGATATTTGACTTGATGGAAAAGATTCGAAGAGTTTCTTTCGAGGTAAATGGGAATAATGTGATCTTAAAATAA
- a CDS encoding RNA polymerase sigma-70 factor produces MLNETKVGLICLSERKRFKEVYEEYFTALKYFAMRYVKDEEVACDLLQDVFVKLWEKGDRFENVIQLKTYLYRVVRNYCLTFIRDAQRKEKRMEGFEVEDTEESFVYQMIEAEIYALINDIFEELPDACKNVYVKSLEGKSHKEIAEELHIAITTIKKHKTNANNYLRKRLKDLLFLVMLYGA; encoded by the coding sequence ATGTTGAATGAAACTAAGGTTGGTTTAATCTGTTTATCAGAGAGAAAGAGGTTTAAAGAGGTGTACGAGGAGTATTTTACCGCTTTGAAGTATTTCGCCATGCGTTACGTGAAGGACGAGGAGGTGGCCTGTGATTTGTTGCAGGATGTTTTTGTGAAATTGTGGGAGAAAGGAGATCGCTTTGAGAACGTGATACAATTGAAGACTTATCTGTACCGGGTCGTTCGAAATTATTGCCTGACTTTTATTCGAGATGCTCAAAGAAAAGAGAAACGCATGGAAGGTTTTGAGGTGGAAGATACCGAGGAATCGTTTGTGTACCAAATGATTGAGGCCGAGATATACGCTTTGATAAATGATATTTTCGAGGAACTTCCGGATGCTTGTAAGAATGTTTACGTGAAAAGTTTGGAGGGCAAAAGTCATAAGGAGATTGCGGAAGAATTGCATATCGCTATTACAACCATTAAAAAGCACAAGACGAATGCGAATAATTATTTAAGGAAACGACTGAAGGACTTGTTGTTTCTTGTCATGCTCTATGGAGCTTGA